The Corythoichthys intestinalis isolate RoL2023-P3 chromosome 2, ASM3026506v1, whole genome shotgun sequence DNA segment tctattacaacaatccagaaaatcacattgtataatttttaaataataaatttgtatttaactgcatgaaataagtatttgatacattaccaactagtaaatatttcggctcctagttcttttttaagaacccctcctgttctccattcattaccggaagtaactgcacctgtttgaacttgttacctgtataaaagacacctgttcacatgctcaaacaaacaacctccaacctctccacaaaggccaagaccaaagagctgtgtaaggacatcagggataaaataatagacctgcacaagactgggatgggctacaggaaaataagcaagcagcttggtgagaaggtaacaactgttggagcgattattagaaaatggaagaagttcaagttgacggtcaatctgccacgttctgggactccatgcaagatctcacctcatggggcatcactgatcatgaggaagttgagggatcagcccagaactacacggcaggacctggtcaggaCAGTCTCAAAGAAAATAATCGGAAacgcattacgccgtcatggattaaaatcctacagcgcacgcaaggtcccgctgctgaagccagtgcatgtccagacaagtctgaagtttgccactgaccatctggatgatccagaggagcaatgggagatcatgtggtcggatgagaccaaaatggaactttttggtctaaactcggctcgtcgtgtttggaggaaaaagaaggatgagtacaaccccaagaacaccatcccaaccgtgaaacatggaggaggaaacatcattttttggggctgcttctctgccaagggtacaggacgactgcaccgaagtgaggggaggatggatggggctatgtatcgccagatcttggctgacaacctccttccttcagtgagagccctgaagatgggtcgtggctgggtcttccagcatgacaacgacccaaagcacacagccaaggcaactaaagagtggctccgtaagaagcatcttaaggtcctggaatggcctagccagtcaccagatctgaacccgatagaaaatctatagagggagctgaaagtccgtgttgcccgggagctgccccgaaacctgaaggctctggagaagatctgcatggaggagtgggccaaaatccctgctgcagtgtgtgcaaaccttgtcaaggactacaggaaacgtttggtatctgtaatagcaaacaaaggtttccgtatcgaatattaagttcgatttttgtgatgtatcaaatacttatttcatgcaattaaatgcaaatttattattcaaaaatcatacaacatgatattctgttgtttttttttttgtattagattccgtccctcacagttgagaacttatgatacaaattacagacctctacatgctttgcaagtgggaaaaccagcaaaattggcagtgtatcaaatacttgttctccccactgtatatatattttaacttaacattatacttatgttccaatttgctaatgtgttttgaaaataaaaattcctgtttaaagtttttttgttttttttttaacccagatatctcaaagtaacacattttagagctgtcattgcaataccatgatactgtgaaaccgtgatattttggtttaaggctatcataccatcagaatctcataccggcacattccTATATTATGtacacatcattaaaaaaatcaatcaaaggcTCTTGAATCATATCATAATTAAATTGAGGCAGACGTTGTCATATCACCCAATATCATATCGTTGTCCTAAGATTTACACCCCTACTAAAGACCACAGCACATAATGTGagaatactgtacatatatttaAGCTTGCAGTCAATGagtaaagaaagaagaaaagataGCTCAAATCAAAGGCAAACACTAATACACGTTTAgtactacagtgtatcacaaaagtgagtacacccctcgcatatttgcagatatttaagtatatctttgcatgggacaacactgacaaaatgatactttgacacaatgaaaataagtctgtgtgcagcttatataatagagataattattttttcactaaaaataactcaaaatatagccattaatatctaaacccctgccaacaaaagtgagtacatcgcaCTGAACtacgtacagtgccctccataattattggaacccctggtaaagatgtgtttttacCTTCTAAtcgttttttaaaattctaataatatgggaccttaatggaaaaaaaagataaaaatccaaccttcaatacaagtgcatttattcagtggggaaaaaatcccacatacagaaataattatttgacatcaaataatgtgtgtcacaattattagcacccctggtgttaatactttgcacaacccctttttgccaacaaaacaaggtctggggactgagatggccatgggaggagcttgattttgtgtctggtgaaccatttctgtgtagatttggccaaatgtttagggtcactgtcttgctgaaagacccagtgacgacccatcttcagctttcgggcagagggcaacagattttgatttaaaatgtcctggtatttcaaagcattcatgatgccatgcaccctaacaaggttcccagggcctttggaagcgaaacagcctcacagcatcactgacccacccccatacttcacagtgggtcccaggcttcaactgggaccgtgtgctttggtcagatgagaccaagattgagctttttggaaccaaacactctaagtgggtctggcgtgccacaaaagatgcgcatgctgaaaagcacctcatacccactgtgaagtgggtcattcccaccaccatgcttgactgtaggcatgacacacttatctttgtactcctcacctggtcgccgccacacatgcttaagaccatcggaaccaaacaaattaatcttcatctcatcagactataggacatggttccagtaatccaagtgctttgttgacatgtcttcagcaaattgtttgcgggctttcttgtgtaccgtcttcagaagaggcttcctcctggggtgacagccatgcacaccaatttgatgtagagtatggCGTATGGTctcagcactaacaggctgactccccacctctttaatctctgcagcaatgctgaaagcactcctttaatgagtcacatgacattttggagggaaaatgacaagcagtactcaatttggacatttagggatgtacgtagttcccatgcagtgtactcacttttattgccgggagtttagatattaatggctgtattttgacttattttgaggggaaaataaattaactctattatataagctgcacacagagtacttttcattgtgtcaaagtatcattttgtcagtgttgtcccatgaaaagatatacttaaatatctgcagaaatgcgagggttgtactcacttttgtcataCACTGTATTTTGTCTGTGCCACTACTTTAGTGCAAATTACAAATTCCTGTGTGCTATTCTCCAATCATCTGGTCAGTGTAACACACTTATTTGTTATCAGTACAAGTAAGAagtagaggggaaaaaatgctgaATGATGAACATTTCAAACAACGGACAAAAACGCTGAAGTGTTTTTAAAAGATATTGTGACTTATGAGATACAATTCCTCACAAGTGTTCCTCGCCCAAACAAGCAATGTTTTTTCATGCTCTATCAAGCAGATTCCAGAAGTAGTCACAGAGCAGTCATTTAAGCTCCCATGAGACATCCCGTGGGCGAAAGATCCTCTGCCTCAGCTTTATAGGAATCATAAATACAGCGATACCTCATTGCAGAGCTGGACAGCTCAGTAATGCTTCAGAGGGGATCTATTTGGAAGCCAAACAAAGCGGCAGGGAGGGGTGTGCATGCTCTCAACGCCGGGCTCAGTGCATCATGATGCAAACGGCAGAGGAGAAAGAAGAAAGAGGAGGCGAGGGAAGGAGGAGCGAGCAGGGAGCAGACTGACAGAGCTTCATTGCGCTCATTCGTTCTTCTGTGCTTGGCAAAGCAGCTTCTCCGTCTTTCTCTCTCACTCTTAACCTCCAGCTTTCTAGTTGGCGCGCAAAAGAAGCAAGCAAGGGGCAGAGGAGCTCCTCCTGCTGTCACACCATGCTGCCCTGGAAGAGGAATAAGTTTGTTTTGGTGGAGGATGAGAATAAAATGAAAGCCAAAAGTCTTGGAAATGGACTGACCTATCACTCCATCCTCTCCTCTTTGCTACGATCCTGTCCTGACCTGCTGCCCGAATGCCCCTTCGACTGGGTGGGAAACATCTTCCATAGCAAACGACAGAAAGTGGAATTAAACAGAGAGGAGCCGGTTTACAATGTGCGCTATCTGGGAAGCGTGGTCACCATCACAGCTAAGGGGGAAGGATGCACCCAGGAAGCGGTTGCCAAGATTTGGGCAAAAAGCAGCTACGGGGAGCAGAGCGTCAAAATGAGGTTGACCGTGGGACCGCAAGGCATCCGCATGAGTGCGTACAAATCAGGGGAAAAAAGTCCAATTCATCTGTACTCTCTAAGCAGGATCACCTACTGTTCGGCGGACCCGTGTCGGCCCAAGATCTTGGCCTGGATCTACAGGCACCAGATTAAAAACATGGCCATCGTCCTTCGTTGTCATGCTGTCTTGGTGAGCAAGCCGGAAAAGGCCCAAGCTATCGCGCAAAGCCTCTACCAGCACGCCACCTCTGCCTTCAGTGAGTTTAAACGACTTAAGCGgcagagtgacttccggcactgCCAGCAGCAGCTCCTGGGGGAGGAGGCGGTACCCCTCATGCCCCTCAGGAGACTGCTAAACGGCCAGTGCCACTACAGGTCAACCGCCGACACCCCTGGGAGCGCGACTCGTCTCTGCTCCATCACAGAAGAAGAGGAGGATGACGAAAACGGCAATAATGAGAAACCACCCTCAGAAACGGAGCCCAAAAGGAAGAAGAAGGTTTTAACGACAAATACAGACCCAACTCAATTACTTTCCCAGTTGGACCTCGGGGATATCGCTGGACTGGAGCAGTGCCAAATCAACTTTATCAGTGAACACAATAACAACACCTTCACATTTATAACCTCGCTGGTGTGATAACGCTGATCAGACAACAAATGGGACTTATTCGTCTCGGCGTTTCACTTAATACGCCATTTGGGCTCCCTCTTTTCCCCTCCGCTTGAAATTCACCAGCAtctgctggctggctggctggctggtctTGCGCAAGGGCACTTTGTGTTCTGGCCAGATGGGTCTGACGCTGGTGTGCCAGATTGACTGTTGCGAGTGGGGAATGTTTACAAGGAGAGTTCCTGATGCACACACTTACGAGCACAGTGACGAACATCACTTTCGGACAGCATGAGATGACGTACGGTCATGTTTTTATTACCAAGCAGTCCCTTGTCAGGGtgtttgtatgtttgtgtaatattttaatgtgacaaTCACGATGTTCAGATGACATAAATTTGTTACTGATTTAATAATGAAAGAGGTGATGAATTAGGATGTAAGCCATTGACTGGATGTTTAATTACTGCCATTTGCAATCGTCCTCATCATTTATGCATGATGTGTCAACTGTAACCTTTCACGCTTGGCTTTTGTTTAATCACACACCTTCAAAGGGAACACTGTGATATATGTGCAAGCAGGGATAGAGACATAGAGAAAAGTTCAATATTTGTTGTGCATTTTGAAATCCATCTGTCTTTATTGTGCTCCATCGAGATTCTTTCCACATTGGATCTTATACACCCTCATGGCTTGAAAAATTGTTTGGATTAAACCTGAAAGCTAATTTCCTTTTAATTCATTCCTGTGTTGAATAAAGATTTTGAAAATTTAAGAAAGACGATAAATAAAGACTTCTGTATGATTCCTTGGTGATCTTCGAGCGATCAAGTAGTTTATTGAAATGAAACTGTGCATTTGCATGTTTCAAacatgggcgtaggtttgcatagggacggcagggacatgacactaccaacttttcaggatgctcaaacagTCCccgccaacttttaagcaactttatttgcacgataaaatgagttcagttatataagtaATTAGATTAGTCCGACCAGCATCAAAGTTagtataacattaaactgtgcgaCTTTGCTGACCTGCAAAACTTGCGTAGGAATTTGCTTAGAGAGAAATGTCCTTTTgtatatgttttctactgttgacgttaattaaactgtgagaaatgtagtgaaacgAGGTGCACCCcattctccccaattttcatttttattttattaatgtgcttttaaagcagcccaaatgagctttcattttttttgttcagtttggacaaaagcagtagtgttttacctgaaggacggctccatttttatttatttttgttaatccctgactaagaagttttttcagttaatattaatttatttagacacagaatgttgagtggtcttaagacaaatgtttattttttgcattcctggatagttaagagaagtattagcaagtttgtatttattgtgttcagtccttgacaaaagtcttgtcgcttatccattttgtagaaacaattgctaataacctgacttttaattattaagttggtttcagaaatggctcgtataaaagctaagaccctcccaaatgatgttgaatgtacaaaaatatatttgtttcactgaaaaaagatttatcatttaatgaagacataaaggtcaaattttggcaagacaaaagttttgtcgcctacagaaagtagtgtgaaaattgaacaaaaaatgtacttcaaatacaaaaaaatgttacataacataagcaaattaagtagtggtgctgtgagatccaaatttaatattttgtatgacttccatgggcttgaaggactgcatccatgcgtttcggcaaggattcatacaatttattgatgaagtcatcaggaacatcaaagaaagcagtcttgcatgcctcccagagttcatcaaccttCTTGGGTTtcctcttccatgcttcctctttcatcctacccatgTCTGGCGACTGGgcaggccagtcctggaggatcttgatcttcttcgccttgaggaactttgaggtaacgattgaagtatgcgatggagcaccatcctgctgcagaatgtgtccctttttatggttaggaatgtaagaggcagctaagatttgtagatatatcagactatttatgttgccttccaccctgcatatctctcgcacacccccatactgatgtaaccccagaccatgattttgccatcagcaaacttcactgttttgtggcaaaaggtggatttttcagatgaatctttcattgaattacaccatagTCACCgcgaatattgcaggagactaactggagcccgcatggatccgagattcactcagaaaacagtgaagtttggtggtggcaaaatcatggtctggggttaaatCCAGCATGGGAGTATGCAAGAGATGTGCAGGGTGGaacgcaacataaatagtctgaaatatcaacaaatcttagctgccttttACATTCCtacccataaaaagggacaaattctgcagcaggatggtgctccatcacatacttcaatctctaccttcaagtatctcaaggcaaagaagatcaagatcctccagaactggccagcccagtcaccagacatgaacatcattgagcatgtctggggtaggatgaaagagggagcatggaagacgaaacccaagaatgttgatgaactccgggaggcatccaagactgctttctttgatggtactgatgacttcatcaataaattatatgaatccttgccgaactgcatggatgcagtccttcaagcccatggaagtcatacaaaatatcaaatttggatctcacagcactacttaattcgcttatgttatgtaacatatttttgtatttgaagtacattttctgTTAAATTTTCACACAACTTTCTGTAGACGAcataacttttgtcttgccaatatttgacctttatgccttcattaaatgataaaccttttttcagtgaaacaaatatttttgtacattcaacatcatttgggagggtcttagctttcatatgagccgtttctgaaaccaattgaataattaaaagtcagggttttagcaattttttctacaaaatggataagcgacaagacttttgtcagggactgtatattttAAGTGATGTTCAAACATTGCaagttaaatttgctaataaaatccagacattttggTTTTCAAAccctttctttagtagtttttgaaaacaaaggtttgaatcaaacgctgtatcacctgaaccaatagacATGAaagcagatttattttgcattgattatttagcCTCTCAATTAacgaggttcatattcgtgagaaatgtagccctgaccccagcTCACccaatatgtttggtcttataaatgtccAGTTTCCAGCAAAAGGTGTATATGCAGGGTTTGCTCTTGTATCGTCCCgatcaatgttgagaccaaacctacgcccttggttttagATGTGAATATTTACCAGTCCAACACATTAGGGACACAAAACAAACTTTTTGGAGCTATTAAACAGTAAAATGAAGTCATGCAAACAGAGATTCTCACTTTTTAAATTTAGGCAGCCTTATTGAATGCAGTTTGATGGTTTGCCGCTGGCTTCTGGGCCGCTCATGCTGAGGGGGGCAATTCATCAGCCGATTGAATTGTGCAGCAAGAGAACATAAAGAACCTGCCACAGCAGAGTTAGGTTGTCAGGGTGTGACACCACAAACGGCTCCAAAACCAGGACAGCgatcatcagttttttttttaccactgaCATCAGCCTTTTTATTGATGACAAAGACTTTAAGCTGTCGTTCCAGAATATTGCACAATCTGCAGGTACACATTGCACCTCTGTATTTGACTATGTAAGGTTTTTCATTGTTCCACGGAGGTCTAGCAATGAGCAAACGGGGCTGCTGTGTCAGACCGCAGTAGAATGTAATGCGCCGTATCACTCCTGGCCAGCGAACCGGCACACTCCGGGATGTGCAGTGATTGAACGTGACGAAACGGCTACCTTACAGCCTCGCGGAGGTGGCAACCCTGACAAAATGGGGAAGAAAACAGGTCAAACGTTTAATGAATGTGGCAGAGATTGATCAACCTTTTAAGGACTTTTGAGATGCCGGTGCATATAATTGCTTTTCGTGCCATTACATGCTGGTTTcaggcataagcggattttaaggcggGGCCAGGGGgcaggccccccctggtggccaaaaagtgtcaatgaaattgactttccaatagatataaaagttgtaaagcaattaaACTGCGACAAAAATGGATGAAatgagcaaaaaaatataatcttataattggtcaaaattatttttcgaacagatcatgtgactagcaccttagacgatcatttgctttgcatataattaaaaaaacaaataaattagggaagggcaatttcatttttcaaatgatttttttctttgattgaaaatatatagtttttatttttgactgaatcaacttttttgggattgaatgatttagatacaaatgtcctaaccaataatggcccaaacacaaaaaggattgcttcaatcaaagaacactttttcaatgaaaaattaagtgttcaaatgcagatttttcaatctcaaatattttttcgaattcaaaaaacgttttctgtgattgaaattcttttttttttttttttgattaaagtgatttttctttctgaaaatatttttttgaagcaacttattttttgattgaataataaagacaaaaacgtcctagccaaaatgtggcccaaaaacaaatcaacattatttcaatcaaaaaagttgcttcaatcaaaaaaaaaaaaaaatcaattaaaaaaaaaaaaaaaaaactttcacatgcatttttttgtttcaaatttatttttgcattaatttttttttttttttttgaatgaagagagtttgttttgattgaaaatatatattttgattgaagcgactttttttttttttttttttttaattaaagcaacttttttttgattgaataataaagacacaaatctacctccatatggctacgcccaggggatacaatttttgactggagtaactacattggcacgacaccggcgggcgtaccatattcaatggttgacgatgttggcaaaaagtattgtgaAAGTAATGCAGAATTCCCCTCAGGaacgatgggaaacaaaaaacgctcaatgTTAacatattataaatattcttgtagcttaattttattgctgacactgcgccatcaacatgttgtgccccccctgccccaaaagtcaaactccgcttatggtttCAGgtcttgtttgttttgttacacTCACCCCGTTTTACTATACTGTATTTGTCATCCGACTGCCATGGCAAATTTCTGGAACAATTAAAAATGTGGAGCGACGTCCACAGCAAACAGGTCAGGTTTGCCCATTCCTTCCAACAGGTGCAGGAAACATGtcaatgcaagggcgtaggtttggtctaaaCATTAGTAGggttgatataacagcataacctgcatgcacactttttgctggggatgggacattaataagaccaaaaagattattgaacgggggtTAGGGCTACATTTGGTTcaagtgatacaacgttcaattgaaacctttgttttcaaaagacacgttttgaagtgcaagttcctttatttaaaaacaaggaGCTattcaagaatgggtccacttctgggggacactggagcaccgcTAGATTCAAACTAAAGTAatgtaatatactgtattggcccgaatataagacagtgggttttttttgcattgaaataagactgaaaaagtgggggttgtcttatattcacagtctagacgttatacccattaacgacgctagatggcgccagatatcattgaagcgatgttctgtcatcatagatctcagctactctcaagtttaaccagtttgcattattttattgcaatgtttttccttattcagatttgtttcaatactacagt contains these protein-coding regions:
- the fam43b gene encoding protein FAM43B, whose amino-acid sequence is MLPWKRNKFVLVEDENKMKAKSLGNGLTYHSILSSLLRSCPDLLPECPFDWVGNIFHSKRQKVELNREEPVYNVRYLGSVVTITAKGEGCTQEAVAKIWAKSSYGEQSVKMRLTVGPQGIRMSAYKSGEKSPIHLYSLSRITYCSADPCRPKILAWIYRHQIKNMAIVLRCHAVLVSKPEKAQAIAQSLYQHATSAFSEFKRLKRQSDFRHCQQQLLGEEAVPLMPLRRLLNGQCHYRSTADTPGSATRLCSITEEEEDDENGNNEKPPSETEPKRKKKVLTTNTDPTQLLSQLDLGDIAGLEQCQINFISEHNNNTFTFITSLV